A window of the Cannabis sativa cultivar Pink pepper isolate KNU-18-1 chromosome X, ASM2916894v1, whole genome shotgun sequence genome harbors these coding sequences:
- the LOC133031738 gene encoding long chain acyl-CoA synthetase 1-like, with amino-acid sequence MLKQFSIQVEEGKEGKDGKPSVGPVYRNLLSKNNFPPADPELSTAWDIFSKSVERYPDNRMLGWRKLVDGKWGPYNWKTYKEVHEEVLQIGSALRASGAEPGSRIGIYGSNCPEWIVAMEACNAHSLVCVPLYDTLGPGAVNFIIDHAEVDYVFIQDKKVKELLTPDCRSSDRLKTLVCFTSLTEEEKEKATQIGIKPLSWKEFLDMGKENPTEIIPPQIHNVSTIMYTSGTSGDPKGVVLTHETIAFSVRGIDLFLEQFEDKMTGDDTYLSFLPLAHILDRLIEEYFFHKGASVGYYHGDLNALGEDLMELKPTLFAGVPRVFERVYEGIKKGVEQLNPRRRVIFDLLYKYKLAWMNWGYKNKYASPLADLLAFRKIKARLGGRVRLIISGAAPLSSEIEEFLRVTSCAFVVQGYGLTETCGPTTISYPDEMSLVGSVGPVSVYNEMRLEEVPEMGYNPLGNPARGEICLRGKSVFVEYHKKPELTREAIIDGWFHTGDIGEMLPNGAVKIIDRKKNLIKLSQGEYVALEYLENVYGITPIVEDIWIYGNSFKSSLVAVVIPNEENTKKWAYEKGHMGSFSELCQLDQLTSYVLSELKSTAERNKLRGFEIIKGVILEPQPFDMERDLVTATLKKKRNQLLKCYEVQIDELYNKVGGRK; translated from the exons ATGCTGAAGCAATTTTCAATTCAAGTTGAAGAAGGAAAGGAAGGTAAGGATGGGAAGCCTTCAGTTGGTCCAGTGTACAGAAACTTGCTTTCCAAGAATAACTTTCCTCCAGCTGATCCTGAATTAAGTACAGCTTGGGATATTTTCAG CAAATCCGTTGAGAGATATCCTGATAATCGTATGCTCGGATGGCGAAAACTTGTTGATGGAAAG tGGGGGCCTTATAATTGGAAAACATACAAGGAAGTTCATGAGGAAGTTCTTCAAATCGGTTCTGCATTACGTGCTTCTGGTGCTGAGCCT GGCTCTCGTATTGGGATTTATGGATCAAATTGCCCTGAATGGATTGTGGCAATGGAG GCTTGCAATGCTCACAGTTTGGTCTGTGTGCCTCTCTATGACACCCTTG GGCCAGGAGCtgtaaattttattatagatcATGCTGAGGTCGATTATGTTTTCATCCAAGATAAGAAAGTTAAAGAA CTACTGACTCCTGATTGTAGATCATCTGACCGGCTTAAAA CTTTGGTTTGCTTCACTTCATTGACTGAAGAGGAGAAGGAAAAAGCAACTCAGATTGGGATAAAACCACTGTCATGGAAAGAATTCCTTGATATG GGAAAAGAAAACCCAACAGAGATTATTCCACCACAGATCCATAATGTTAGCACAATTATGTATACCAGTGGTACCAGTGGAGACCCAAAAGGTGTTGTGTTAACACATGAAACCATTGCCTTTTCTGTCAGAGGGATTGACCTCTTCTTGGAACAATTTGAAGACAAG ATGACAGGAGATGATACCTACTTATCATTTCTGCCTCTAGCTCATATCCTTGACCGTTTGATCGAGGAATACTTCTTCCATAAAGGTGCTTCTGTTGGCTATTACCATGGG GATCTTAACGCATTGGGGGAAGATTTAATGGAACTAAAGCCAACACTTTTTGCTGGAGTACCAAGAGTTTTTGAAAGAGTGTATGAAG GTATAAAGAAAGGAGTAGAGCAGCTCAATCCAAGAAGGAGAGTGATTTTTGATCTTCTTTATAAGTA CAAACTTGCTTGGATGAATTGGGGATACAAAAACAAATACGCTTCACCTTTAGCAGATCTTTTAGCCTTCAGAAAG ATAAAAGCTAGACTAGGTGGTCGCGTCCGCCTTATAATATCTGGAGCAGCTCCTTTGAGTTCtgagatagaagaattcttgcgcGTTACCAGCTGTGCCTTCGTTGTCCAAGGATACG GGTTAACCGAAACTTGTGGACCAACAACTATATCCTATCCTGATGAAATGAGCCTAGTAGGTTCTGTTGGACCAGTGTCAGTCTACAATGAGATGCGCCTAGAGGAGGTTCCTGAAATGGGTTACAATCCACTTGGAAATCCTGCTCGCGGTGAGATATGTCTTAGAGGGAAATCTGTTTTTGTTGAGTACCACAAAAAGCCTGAGTTAACAAGAGAAGCAATTATAGATGGTTGGTTCCATACAG GGGACATAGGGGAAATGCTTCCAAATGGAGCTGTTAAGATAATTGATAGAAAAAAGAATCTTATAAAACTGTCTCAGGGAGAGTATGTTGCTCTTGAGTACTTGGAGAATGTTTATGGTATCACTCCAATTGTTGAAGAT ATTTGGATATATGGGAACAGCTTCAAATCATCTTTAGTTGCAGTAGTTATACCCAATGAAGAAAACACCAAAAAATGGGCATATGAAAAGGGTCATATGGGTTCATTTTCTGAGCTGTGTCAGCTTGATCAGCTGACCAGTTATGTGCTTTCAGAGCTAAAGTCAACAGCTGAGAGAAACAAG CTAAGAGGGTTTGAAATTATCAAAGGCGTCATTCTAGAACCTCAGCCTTTTGACATGGAAAGAGACTTGGTGACAGCaacattgaaaaagaaaagaaaccaGCTTCTCAAATGTTATGAG GTTCAAATTGATGAGCTATACAATAAAGTGGGTGGTCGCAAATGA